A part of Miscanthus floridulus cultivar M001 chromosome 6, ASM1932011v1, whole genome shotgun sequence genomic DNA contains:
- the LOC136457631 gene encoding E3 ubiquitin-protein ligase At1g12760-like isoform X2, producing MAHTGNLSQHDHTIDIPMSDGTSPSTSHQDDPNGLDELHDSRGPLNEAPPGPERSSGTSDVSNSHNASSARIDRGYRQQNPLNSGFWISIELIVNLSQIVAAIAVLSVSRNEHPHAPLFTWLLGYTVGCIAILPHLYWRYLHRNRPNMEQEMPPQSSSERNISETNSYAAVSSPRTSEAVDGANSTGVSRINLPLASPRFYAMVACFKLMLDCFFAVWFVVGNVWIFGSRSSAHDAPNLYRICIVFLAFGFIGYALPFILCTMICCCLPCIISVLGVHEDLDLNRGATTEAINTLVAYKFQSKRVHDGDVGEDGGGVLASGTDKERIISAEDAICCICLSKFSNNEDLRELPCAHVFHMECIDKWLQINALCPLCKAEIGGSTRSNPENGSVGPDNANRVGNDVESQR from the exons GAGTGATGGTACCTCCCCATCAACATCTCACCAGGATGATCCCAACGGCTTGGATGAGTTGCATGACAGCAGAGGTCCTTTGAATGAAGCTCCACCAGGCCCAGAAAGATCTTCTGGCACAAGTGATGTATCTAACTCTCATAATGCATCCTCTGCAAGAATAGATCGAGGCTATCGTCAACAGAATCCTTTGAATTCTGGCTTCTGGATCTCAATCGAGCTTATTGTAAATCTTAGCCAGATTGTAGCAGCTATTGCTGTTCTGTCTGTATCAAGGAATGAGCACCCACACGCTCCATTATTTACGTGGCTTCTTGGCTATACAGTTGGTTGTATTGCTATTCTTCCACATCTTTATTGGCGCTATCTTCACCGCAACCGACCAAACATGGAGCAGGAGATGCCACCCCAAAGTTCGTCAGAACGGAACATATCCGAGACTAATTCTTATGCAGCAGTCTCATCTCCTCGCACATCAGAAGCTGTGGACGGTGCCAACAGTACTGGAGTCTCAAGAATTAACTTACCACTGGCAAGTCCAAG GTTTTACGCGATGGTCGCTTGCTTTAAATTGATGCTGGATTGTTTCTTTGCTGTCTGGTTCGTTGTGGGAAATGTGTGGATATTTGGTAGTCGTTCTTCTGCCCATGATGCCCCTAACTTGTACAG GATCTGTATAGTATTTCTTGCGTTCGGCTTCATTGGCTACGCCCTGCCTTTCATTTTATGTACAATGATATGCTGCTGCCTGCCCTGTATAATATCCGTTCTGGGCGTCCATGAGGATTTGGATCTGAACAGAGGCGCTACCACGGAGGCAATCAATACTTTGGTGGCGTACAAGTTCCAATCgaaaagggttcatgatggggatgtgggagaagatggtggTGGAGTCTTGGCGTCTGGAACTGACAAGGAGCGAATTATTTCTGCAGAAGATGCT ATTTGCTGCATCTGCTTGTCAAAGTTCTCAAACAATGAAGATCTGCGTGAACTTCCCTGTGCACATGTCTTCCACATGGAATGCATAGATAAATGGCTCCAGATAAACGCGTTGTGCCCTCTTTGCAAGGCCGAGATAGGGGGATCAACAAGAAGTAATCCAGAGAATGGCTCTGTGGGTCCTGACAACGCCAACAGAGTAGGCAATGACGTTGAGTCACAACGGTAG
- the LOC136457631 gene encoding E3 ubiquitin-protein ligase At1g12760-like isoform X3, which yields MEDDPNGLDELHDSRGPLNEAPPGPERSSGTSDVSNSHNASSARIDRGYRQQNPLNSGFWISIELIVNLSQIVAAIAVLSVSRNEHPHAPLFTWLLGYTVGCIAILPHLYWRYLHRNRPNMEQEMPPQSSSERNISETNSYAAVSSPRTSEAVDGANSTGVSRINLPLASPRFYAMVACFKLMLDCFFAVWFVVGNVWIFGSRSSAHDAPNLYRYVVLRLQFLIIHNLRCFYLLFVNIFRICIVFLAFGFIGYALPFILCTMICCCLPCIISVLGVHEDLDLNRGATTEAINTLVAYKFQSKRVHDGDVGEDGGGVLASGTDKERIISAEDAICCICLSKFSNNEDLRELPCAHVFHMECIDKWLQINALCPLCKAEIGGSTRSNPENGSVGPDNANRVGNDVESQR from the exons GATGATCCCAACGGCTTGGATGAGTTGCATGACAGCAGAGGTCCTTTGAATGAAGCTCCACCAGGCCCAGAAAGATCTTCTGGCACAAGTGATGTATCTAACTCTCATAATGCATCCTCTGCAAGAATAGATCGAGGCTATCGTCAACAGAATCCTTTGAATTCTGGCTTCTGGATCTCAATCGAGCTTATTGTAAATCTTAGCCAGATTGTAGCAGCTATTGCTGTTCTGTCTGTATCAAGGAATGAGCACCCACACGCTCCATTATTTACGTGGCTTCTTGGCTATACAGTTGGTTGTATTGCTATTCTTCCACATCTTTATTGGCGCTATCTTCACCGCAACCGACCAAACATGGAGCAGGAGATGCCACCCCAAAGTTCGTCAGAACGGAACATATCCGAGACTAATTCTTATGCAGCAGTCTCATCTCCTCGCACATCAGAAGCTGTGGACGGTGCCAACAGTACTGGAGTCTCAAGAATTAACTTACCACTGGCAAGTCCAAG GTTTTACGCGATGGTCGCTTGCTTTAAATTGATGCTGGATTGTTTCTTTGCTGTCTGGTTCGTTGTGGGAAATGTGTGGATATTTGGTAGTCGTTCTTCTGCCCATGATGCCCCTAACTTGTACAGGTATGTGGTGCTCAGGTTGCAATTCTTAATAATCCACAACCTTAGatgtttttatcttttgtttgttaACATTTTCAGGATCTGTATAGTATTTCTTGCGTTCGGCTTCATTGGCTACGCCCTGCCTTTCATTTTATGTACAATGATATGCTGCTGCCTGCCCTGTATAATATCCGTTCTGGGCGTCCATGAGGATTTGGATCTGAACAGAGGCGCTACCACGGAGGCAATCAATACTTTGGTGGCGTACAAGTTCCAATCgaaaagggttcatgatggggatgtgggagaagatggtggTGGAGTCTTGGCGTCTGGAACTGACAAGGAGCGAATTATTTCTGCAGAAGATGCT ATTTGCTGCATCTGCTTGTCAAAGTTCTCAAACAATGAAGATCTGCGTGAACTTCCCTGTGCACATGTCTTCCACATGGAATGCATAGATAAATGGCTCCAGATAAACGCGTTGTGCCCTCTTTGCAAGGCCGAGATAGGGGGATCAACAAGAAGTAATCCAGAGAATGGCTCTGTGGGTCCTGACAACGCCAACAGAGTAGGCAATGACGTTGAGTCACAACGGTAG
- the LOC136457631 gene encoding E3 ubiquitin-protein ligase At1g12760-like isoform X1: MAHTGNLSQHDHTIDIPMSDGTSPSTSHQDDPNGLDELHDSRGPLNEAPPGPERSSGTSDVSNSHNASSARIDRGYRQQNPLNSGFWISIELIVNLSQIVAAIAVLSVSRNEHPHAPLFTWLLGYTVGCIAILPHLYWRYLHRNRPNMEQEMPPQSSSERNISETNSYAAVSSPRTSEAVDGANSTGVSRINLPLASPRFYAMVACFKLMLDCFFAVWFVVGNVWIFGSRSSAHDAPNLYRYVVLRLQFLIIHNLRCFYLLFVNIFRICIVFLAFGFIGYALPFILCTMICCCLPCIISVLGVHEDLDLNRGATTEAINTLVAYKFQSKRVHDGDVGEDGGGVLASGTDKERIISAEDAICCICLSKFSNNEDLRELPCAHVFHMECIDKWLQINALCPLCKAEIGGSTRSNPENGSVGPDNANRVGNDVESQR, encoded by the exons GAGTGATGGTACCTCCCCATCAACATCTCACCAGGATGATCCCAACGGCTTGGATGAGTTGCATGACAGCAGAGGTCCTTTGAATGAAGCTCCACCAGGCCCAGAAAGATCTTCTGGCACAAGTGATGTATCTAACTCTCATAATGCATCCTCTGCAAGAATAGATCGAGGCTATCGTCAACAGAATCCTTTGAATTCTGGCTTCTGGATCTCAATCGAGCTTATTGTAAATCTTAGCCAGATTGTAGCAGCTATTGCTGTTCTGTCTGTATCAAGGAATGAGCACCCACACGCTCCATTATTTACGTGGCTTCTTGGCTATACAGTTGGTTGTATTGCTATTCTTCCACATCTTTATTGGCGCTATCTTCACCGCAACCGACCAAACATGGAGCAGGAGATGCCACCCCAAAGTTCGTCAGAACGGAACATATCCGAGACTAATTCTTATGCAGCAGTCTCATCTCCTCGCACATCAGAAGCTGTGGACGGTGCCAACAGTACTGGAGTCTCAAGAATTAACTTACCACTGGCAAGTCCAAG GTTTTACGCGATGGTCGCTTGCTTTAAATTGATGCTGGATTGTTTCTTTGCTGTCTGGTTCGTTGTGGGAAATGTGTGGATATTTGGTAGTCGTTCTTCTGCCCATGATGCCCCTAACTTGTACAGGTATGTGGTGCTCAGGTTGCAATTCTTAATAATCCACAACCTTAGatgtttttatcttttgtttgttaACATTTTCAGGATCTGTATAGTATTTCTTGCGTTCGGCTTCATTGGCTACGCCCTGCCTTTCATTTTATGTACAATGATATGCTGCTGCCTGCCCTGTATAATATCCGTTCTGGGCGTCCATGAGGATTTGGATCTGAACAGAGGCGCTACCACGGAGGCAATCAATACTTTGGTGGCGTACAAGTTCCAATCgaaaagggttcatgatggggatgtgggagaagatggtggTGGAGTCTTGGCGTCTGGAACTGACAAGGAGCGAATTATTTCTGCAGAAGATGCT ATTTGCTGCATCTGCTTGTCAAAGTTCTCAAACAATGAAGATCTGCGTGAACTTCCCTGTGCACATGTCTTCCACATGGAATGCATAGATAAATGGCTCCAGATAAACGCGTTGTGCCCTCTTTGCAAGGCCGAGATAGGGGGATCAACAAGAAGTAATCCAGAGAATGGCTCTGTGGGTCCTGACAACGCCAACAGAGTAGGCAATGACGTTGAGTCACAACGGTAG